Proteins co-encoded in one Streptomyces sp. NBC_01283 genomic window:
- a CDS encoding response regulator, whose amino-acid sequence MSLRVLLADDEHLIRGALAALLALEDDLVVVAEAATGPEALAMARAHRPDVAVLDLEMPGADGVTVATSLRDELPDCRTMIVTSHGRPGHLKRALAVGVRGFVPKTVSAQRLAEIIRTVHAGNRYVDPELAADAISAGDSPLTVREAEVLELAADGAPVAEIAERAALSQGTVRNYLSSAATKIGAENRHAAVRLARERGWV is encoded by the coding sequence ATGAGCCTGCGTGTGCTGCTCGCCGACGACGAGCACCTCATCCGTGGCGCCCTCGCCGCGCTCCTCGCGCTGGAGGACGACCTCGTCGTGGTCGCCGAGGCCGCCACCGGACCCGAGGCCCTCGCCATGGCGCGGGCGCACCGGCCCGATGTGGCCGTGCTCGACCTGGAGATGCCGGGCGCCGACGGTGTGACGGTGGCCACATCTCTGCGTGATGAACTCCCGGACTGCCGCACCATGATCGTGACGAGTCATGGCAGACCGGGTCATCTCAAGCGGGCGCTCGCGGTGGGGGTACGGGGCTTCGTCCCGAAGACCGTGAGCGCGCAGCGCCTCGCCGAGATCATCCGCACCGTTCATGCCGGTAACCGCTATGTGGACCCGGAGTTGGCCGCCGACGCGATCTCCGCCGGGGACTCCCCGCTGACCGTCCGCGAGGCCGAGGTGCTCGAACTCGCCGCCGACGGTGCGCCCGTCGCGGAGATCGCCGAGCGGGCCGCGCTGTCCCAGGGAACGGTCCGGAACTACCTCTCGTCCGCCGCCACCAAGATCGGGGCCGAGAACCGGCATGCCGCGGTGCGTCTCGCACGCGAGCGAGGTTGGGTATAG
- a CDS encoding sensor histidine kinase, giving the protein MVGRIQGLKRGWHERSKIEKVEFQSMAMWHAMPWVFLVSWGSVPLLVAVRHGPLPLALGCSLLLTAVLQCVHVNRTMRRSLDHFLKRAQPPRRDLAVSLALMVTTLGLVVALQAVRGVEAEMLTLATMFAVMPYGQSLAFAVPIRTFFIRFAVIGAATVAAFAAIGVHDGRLVGTAVVITLGTLVSLLSSRCGAWTLAVMWEADRAREVEARLAVAEERLRFGRDLHDVMGRNLAVIALKSELAVQLARRGRPEAVDQMVEVQRIAQESQREVREVVRGYREADLAVELAGAQGVLEAAGIDCRVTGSSAGLSVPVQSALGWVVREATTNVLRHGDARRCDITLTITDERTSLAVENDGVPEAAPEGRKGSGLAGLRERLAAVDGTLDLTSGEGRFRLVAEVPLARPRQDERDPNESRQGDRHHQEEAERVTR; this is encoded by the coding sequence GTGGTCGGCCGAATCCAGGGGCTGAAGCGCGGCTGGCACGAGCGGAGCAAGATCGAGAAGGTCGAGTTCCAGTCCATGGCCATGTGGCACGCCATGCCCTGGGTCTTCCTCGTCAGCTGGGGCTCGGTGCCCCTGCTCGTGGCCGTGCGGCACGGGCCCCTCCCGCTGGCCCTCGGCTGCTCGCTGCTCCTGACGGCCGTCCTGCAGTGCGTCCACGTCAACCGCACGATGCGCCGCTCGCTCGACCACTTCCTGAAGCGCGCGCAGCCTCCGCGCCGCGACCTCGCCGTGTCACTCGCGCTGATGGTCACGACGCTGGGCCTCGTCGTCGCCCTGCAGGCCGTGCGCGGGGTCGAGGCCGAGATGCTCACCCTCGCCACGATGTTCGCGGTGATGCCCTACGGACAGTCGCTGGCTTTCGCCGTACCGATCCGTACGTTCTTCATCCGGTTCGCCGTGATCGGGGCCGCCACCGTGGCGGCGTTCGCCGCGATCGGCGTGCACGACGGGCGGCTCGTGGGCACGGCCGTGGTGATCACCCTCGGCACACTGGTCTCCCTGCTCTCGTCGCGCTGCGGCGCCTGGACGCTCGCCGTGATGTGGGAGGCAGACCGGGCCCGCGAGGTCGAGGCGCGGCTCGCGGTGGCCGAGGAGCGGCTGCGGTTCGGGCGGGACCTGCACGACGTGATGGGGCGCAACCTCGCGGTCATCGCCCTGAAGAGCGAGCTGGCCGTGCAGCTGGCCAGGCGGGGGCGGCCCGAAGCCGTCGACCAGATGGTCGAGGTGCAGCGGATCGCCCAGGAGTCGCAGCGGGAGGTGCGGGAAGTGGTGCGGGGCTACCGGGAGGCCGACCTCGCGGTCGAACTCGCCGGTGCGCAGGGAGTTCTGGAGGCGGCCGGGATCGACTGCCGGGTCACCGGGTCGTCCGCGGGGCTCTCCGTCCCGGTGCAGTCCGCGTTGGGCTGGGTGGTGCGCGAGGCGACCACCAATGTGCTGCGGCACGGGGACGCGCGGCGGTGCGACATCACCCTGACGATCACCGATGAACGTACGTCCCTGGCCGTCGAGAACGACGGGGTGCCCGAGGCCGCGCCGGAGGGCAGGAAGGGTTCCGGCCTCGCCGGGCTCAGGGAGCGGCTCGCCGCGGTGGACGGGACGCTGGACCTCACCTCCGGCGAGGGGCGGTTCCGCCTCGTCGCGGAGGTGCCGCTGGCCCGCCCCCGGCAGGACGAGCGTGACCCGAACGAGAGTCGCCAGGGCGACCGTCACCACCAGGAAGAAGCCGAAAGGGTCACGCGATGA
- a CDS encoding ABC transporter permease, giving the protein MSALTATTEAVSTPARRMAALARAELTLLGRSKGTLFAALFVPVVMPFSLRQVADGMDLKGAGLSVGAVVVPGAIGFSLLFAVYSALTAVYAARREELVLKRLRTGELRDPEILAGAALPSVAIGVVQAVVLAIGCTVLLDAGAPNAPQLAVIGVLLGLVMFSALGAVTASLSRSVESAQVMAMPLAFGSMFGSGLFIPFEVMPDKLASVCELLPLSPVITLVRGGWTGELSGADTLAALATAVAWTVVSVFAVRRWFRWEPRR; this is encoded by the coding sequence ATGAGCGCGCTGACAGCGACCACGGAAGCGGTGTCGACTCCCGCCCGGCGGATGGCCGCGCTGGCGCGGGCCGAGCTGACGCTGCTCGGGCGCAGCAAGGGCACGCTGTTCGCGGCCCTGTTCGTGCCGGTCGTGATGCCGTTCAGCCTGCGCCAGGTCGCGGACGGCATGGACCTCAAGGGCGCCGGCCTCTCGGTCGGAGCCGTGGTGGTGCCCGGCGCCATCGGCTTCTCCCTGCTCTTCGCCGTCTACTCGGCACTGACCGCCGTCTACGCCGCCCGCCGCGAGGAGCTGGTGCTCAAGCGGCTGCGCACCGGTGAGCTGCGGGACCCGGAGATCCTCGCCGGGGCCGCCCTGCCGTCGGTCGCCATCGGAGTGGTCCAGGCCGTCGTCCTGGCGATCGGCTGTACCGTCCTGCTCGACGCGGGGGCGCCGAACGCGCCGCAGCTCGCCGTCATCGGAGTGCTGCTCGGCCTGGTGATGTTCAGCGCCCTCGGGGCGGTGACCGCGAGCCTCAGCAGGTCCGTGGAGTCGGCGCAGGTCATGGCCATGCCGCTGGCGTTCGGCTCGATGTTCGGGTCCGGTCTCTTCATCCCCTTCGAGGTCATGCCCGACAAGCTGGCCTCGGTCTGCGAACTCCTCCCGCTGAGTCCGGTGATCACGCTGGTGCGCGGCGGCTGGACCGGCGAGCTCTCCGGCGCCGACACCCTGGCCGCCCTGGCCACCGCGGTGGCCTGGACCGTGGTCTCGGTGTTTGCTGTACGCCGGTGGTTCCGCTGGGAGCCGCGGCGCTGA
- a CDS encoding ABC transporter ATP-binding protein has product MTDQVIDVTDLRRVYGGGFEAVRGVSFSVGRGELFALLGTNGAGKTSTVELLEGLAAPAGGRVRVLGHDPYAERGAVRHRIGVMLQEGGFPSELTVAETIRMWAACTSGARPAAEALDMVGLGKRAGVRVKMLSGGEKRRLDLATALIGQPEVLFLDEPTTGLDAEGRRETWELVRALRDNGTTVLLTTHYLEEAENLADRLAILHEGRIAAEGRVADVVAEQPSQVSFELPAGYFVGDLPPLNELGVSDHEIVGGRVRLRTHELQRAATGLLLWARDTNVELGRLDVRAASLEEAFLRIARDAESAAGAAEKETVA; this is encoded by the coding sequence ATGACTGACCAAGTGATCGACGTGACCGATCTGCGGCGCGTGTACGGGGGCGGTTTCGAGGCGGTCCGGGGAGTCTCGTTCTCCGTCGGACGAGGTGAGCTCTTCGCGCTGCTCGGGACCAACGGCGCCGGAAAGACCTCCACCGTCGAACTCCTCGAAGGGCTCGCCGCACCCGCCGGGGGGCGGGTGCGGGTGCTCGGGCACGATCCGTACGCCGAGCGGGGCGCCGTGCGCCACCGGATCGGGGTGATGCTCCAGGAAGGCGGCTTCCCCTCCGAGCTGACGGTCGCCGAGACCATCCGGATGTGGGCCGCCTGCACCAGCGGCGCCCGCCCCGCCGCCGAAGCCCTGGACATGGTGGGCCTCGGCAAACGGGCCGGCGTACGCGTGAAGATGCTCTCCGGCGGCGAGAAGCGGCGGCTCGACCTCGCCACCGCCCTCATCGGGCAGCCCGAGGTGCTCTTCCTCGACGAACCGACGACCGGGCTCGACGCCGAAGGGCGCCGCGAGACCTGGGAGTTGGTGCGGGCCCTGCGCGACAACGGCACGACAGTGCTGCTCACCACGCACTACCTCGAAGAGGCCGAGAACCTCGCCGACCGGCTCGCGATCCTGCACGAGGGCCGGATCGCGGCCGAAGGACGGGTCGCCGACGTGGTGGCCGAGCAGCCCTCGCAGGTCTCCTTCGAACTCCCGGCCGGGTACTTCGTCGGGGACCTGCCGCCGCTCAACGAGCTCGGGGTGAGCGACCACGAGATCGTCGGCGGACGGGTCCGGCTGCGTACGCACGAGTTGCAGCGGGCGGCAACGGGACTGCTGCTGTGGGCGCGGGACACGAACGTCGAGCTCGGCAGGCTCGACGTACGGGCCGCATCGCTGGAGGAGGCGTTCCTGCGTATCGCGCGGGACGCCGAGAGCGCGGCCGGCGCCGCGGAGAAGGAGACGGTGGCATGA
- a CDS encoding Lsr2 family protein, whose translation MAQRVVVTLSDDIDGGDAAETIAFGLDGKSYEIDLNQTNAKKLRKALAPYLDAARKQSKSGKAFKHTTVAANPAAVRAWARSHQMDVPPRGRIPKKVYEAFEAAN comes from the coding sequence GTGGCGCAGCGTGTCGTGGTCACTCTCTCTGACGACATCGACGGCGGGGATGCGGCGGAGACGATCGCCTTCGGTCTTGACGGCAAGTCGTACGAGATCGACCTCAATCAAACCAATGCCAAGAAACTGCGCAAGGCACTTGCCCCGTACCTGGACGCGGCCCGCAAGCAGTCGAAGTCCGGCAAGGCCTTCAAGCACACGACGGTGGCGGCGAACCCCGCGGCCGTCCGCGCCTGGGCCCGCTCGCACCAGATGGACGTGCCACCCCGCGGCCGCATCCCCAAGAAGGTCTACGAGGCCTTCGAGGCAGCCAACTGA
- the purS gene encoding phosphoribosylformylglycinamidine synthase subunit PurS: MARVVVDVMLKPEILDPQGQAVQRALPRLGFKGIADVRQGKRFELEVDGPVDDAALARIHEMAETFLANTVIEDFFVKVEEEK; this comes from the coding sequence GTGGCACGCGTCGTAGTCGACGTCATGCTCAAGCCGGAGATCCTCGACCCCCAGGGCCAGGCGGTGCAGCGTGCACTGCCGCGCCTCGGATTCAAGGGGATCGCCGACGTACGTCAGGGAAAGCGCTTCGAACTCGAGGTGGACGGGCCCGTCGATGACGCGGCCCTCGCCCGTATCCACGAGATGGCGGAAACCTTCCTCGCCAACACCGTGATCGAGGACTTCTTCGTAAAGGTGGAGGAAGAGAAGTGA
- the purQ gene encoding phosphoribosylformylglycinamidine synthase subunit PurQ codes for MTARIGVVTFPGTLDDRDTQRAVRVAGAEAVPLWHRDKDLKQVDAVVLPGGFSYGDYLRAGAISRFSPVMESVIEQAKAGMPVLGICNGFQVLTESHLLPGAMLRNNHLHFICREQKLRVETDRTAWTADYTAGQEIRIPLKNIDGQYTADERTLDMLEAEGRVAFRYLEGNPNGSLRDIAGITNEAGNVVGLMPHPEHAVEPLVGTGRTDGLGFFTSILKKLVNA; via the coding sequence GTGACTGCCCGAATCGGAGTCGTCACTTTCCCCGGAACCCTCGACGACCGCGACACCCAGCGTGCCGTCCGCGTCGCAGGCGCCGAAGCCGTGCCGCTCTGGCACCGGGACAAGGACCTGAAGCAGGTCGACGCCGTGGTGCTGCCCGGCGGATTCTCGTACGGCGACTATCTGCGGGCCGGGGCCATTTCGCGGTTTTCGCCCGTCATGGAGTCGGTCATCGAGCAGGCGAAGGCGGGCATGCCGGTCCTCGGCATCTGCAACGGCTTCCAGGTGCTCACCGAGTCGCACCTGCTGCCCGGCGCGATGCTGCGCAACAACCACCTGCACTTCATCTGCCGCGAGCAGAAGCTGCGGGTGGAGACGGACCGGACCGCCTGGACCGCCGACTACACGGCGGGCCAGGAGATCCGGATCCCGCTCAAGAACATCGACGGCCAGTACACGGCCGACGAGCGGACCCTGGACATGCTGGAGGCCGAGGGCCGCGTCGCCTTCCGGTATCTGGAGGGCAACCCCAACGGCTCGCTCCGTGACATCGCCGGCATCACCAACGAGGCGGGCAATGTCGTCGGCCTCATGCCGCACCCCGAGCACGCCGTGGAGCCGCTGGTCGGGACCGGCCGCACCGACGGCCTCGGATTCTTCACCTCGATCCTGAAGAAGCTGGTCAACGCCTGA
- the purL gene encoding phosphoribosylformylglycinamidine synthase subunit PurL, with amino-acid sequence MTLDTVKHAAETPDVKLPWAELGLKEDEYARVREILGRRPTGAELAMYSVMWSEHCSYKSSKVHLRQFGEKAPENDAMLVGIGENAGVVDVGNGYAVTFKVESHNHPSYVEPYQGAATGVGGIVRDIIAMGARPVAVVDPLRMGAADHPDTKRVLPGVVAGIGGYGNCLGLPNVGGELVFDACYQGNPLVNAGAIGVMRHEDIHLAKASGPGNKVILYGARTGGDGIGGASILASETFDDTKPSKRPAVQVGDPFQEKLLIECTLEAFAEKLVVGIQDLGAAGLSCATSELASNGSGGMRVELDDVPLRDSTLTPEEILMSESQERMCAVVEPEKVERFLAICEKWDVIATVVGEVTDGDRLEIFWHGEKIVDLDPRTVAHDGPVYERPYARPKWQDALQADDANKLARPASPKELRDQVLAVVASPNQASKAWVTDQYDRFVQGNTVLAQPEDSGMVRIDEETGLGVALANDGNGRYSKLDPYAGAQLALSEAYRNVAATGARPLAVSDCLNFGSPEDPDVMWQFAETTRGLADACQILGTPVTGGNVSLYNQTGEAAIHPTPVVSVLGVIDDVARRTPMAFAEEGQLLYLLGDTTEEFGGSAWSQVVHDHLGGLPPKVDLERERLLAEILISGSRDGMIDAAHDLSDGGLAQAVAESCLRGGKGARLVVPDGLDAFTLLFSESAGRAVVSVPRSEELRFTDMCGARGLPATRIGVVDGDAVELQGEFTLTLAEIREAHEGTLPGLFA; translated from the coding sequence ATGACTCTGGACACCGTCAAGCACGCGGCGGAGACGCCCGACGTCAAGCTGCCCTGGGCCGAACTGGGCCTGAAGGAAGACGAGTACGCGCGCGTACGCGAGATCCTGGGCCGCCGTCCGACCGGCGCCGAGCTCGCCATGTACTCCGTCATGTGGTCCGAGCACTGCTCGTACAAGAGCAGCAAGGTCCACCTGCGCCAGTTCGGCGAGAAGGCCCCCGAGAACGACGCGATGCTCGTCGGCATCGGTGAGAACGCCGGTGTCGTCGACGTCGGCAACGGCTACGCGGTCACCTTCAAGGTCGAGTCGCACAACCACCCCTCGTACGTCGAGCCCTACCAGGGCGCGGCCACCGGTGTCGGCGGCATCGTCCGCGACATCATCGCGATGGGCGCGCGCCCGGTCGCGGTCGTGGACCCGCTGCGGATGGGCGCCGCCGACCACCCCGACACGAAGCGTGTCCTTCCGGGTGTCGTCGCGGGCATCGGCGGCTACGGCAACTGCCTTGGCCTGCCGAACGTCGGCGGCGAGCTCGTCTTCGACGCCTGCTACCAGGGCAACCCGCTGGTCAACGCCGGTGCCATCGGCGTCATGCGGCACGAGGACATCCACCTCGCCAAGGCCTCCGGCCCCGGCAACAAGGTCATCCTCTACGGGGCCCGTACCGGCGGTGACGGCATCGGCGGCGCGTCGATCCTGGCGAGTGAGACCTTCGACGACACGAAGCCGTCGAAGCGTCCGGCGGTCCAGGTCGGTGACCCCTTCCAGGAGAAGCTCCTCATCGAGTGCACCCTGGAGGCCTTCGCCGAGAAGCTGGTCGTCGGCATCCAGGACCTGGGCGCGGCCGGCCTCTCCTGCGCGACCTCCGAGCTGGCGTCCAACGGCTCCGGCGGCATGCGCGTCGAGCTCGACGACGTACCGCTGCGCGACTCCACGCTCACTCCCGAGGAAATCCTCATGAGTGAGTCGCAGGAGCGCATGTGCGCGGTCGTCGAGCCCGAGAAGGTCGAGCGCTTCCTCGCGATCTGCGAGAAGTGGGACGTCATCGCCACCGTCGTCGGTGAAGTGACGGACGGCGACCGGCTTGAGATCTTCTGGCACGGCGAGAAGATCGTCGACCTCGACCCGCGCACCGTCGCCCACGACGGCCCGGTCTACGAGCGCCCCTACGCCCGGCCGAAGTGGCAGGACGCCCTCCAGGCGGACGACGCCAACAAGCTTGCGCGTCCGGCGAGTCCGAAGGAACTGCGCGACCAGGTGCTCGCGGTCGTCGCGTCGCCGAACCAGGCCTCCAAGGCGTGGGTGACGGATCAGTACGACCGTTTCGTGCAGGGCAACACGGTGCTCGCGCAGCCCGAGGACTCCGGCATGGTCCGCATCGACGAGGAGACCGGCCTCGGTGTCGCCCTCGCCAACGACGGCAACGGCCGCTACTCGAAGCTCGACCCGTACGCGGGCGCGCAGCTGGCCCTGTCGGAGGCGTACCGCAACGTCGCCGCGACCGGCGCCCGGCCGCTCGCCGTCTCGGACTGCCTGAACTTCGGTTCGCCCGAGGACCCGGACGTGATGTGGCAGTTCGCCGAGACCACCCGCGGTCTCGCCGACGCCTGCCAGATCCTGGGCACCCCGGTGACCGGCGGCAACGTCTCGCTCTACAACCAGACGGGTGAGGCGGCGATCCACCCGACGCCCGTCGTCTCCGTCCTCGGTGTGATCGACGACGTCGCGCGCCGCACGCCGATGGCGTTCGCCGAAGAGGGCCAGCTCCTCTACCTCCTCGGTGACACCACCGAGGAGTTCGGCGGCTCGGCCTGGTCGCAGGTCGTCCACGACCACCTCGGCGGGCTTCCCCCGAAGGTGGACCTGGAGCGCGAGCGGCTGCTCGCCGAGATCCTGATCTCGGGCTCGCGCGACGGCATGATCGACGCCGCGCACGACCTCTCGGACGGCGGCCTCGCGCAGGCCGTCGCCGAGTCCTGCCTCCGCGGCGGGAAGGGCGCGCGCCTGGTCGTCCCGGACGGACTCGACGCGTTCACCCTCCTGTTCAGCGAGTCGGCGGGGCGCGCGGTCGTGTCCGTTCCCCGCTCCGAGGAGCTGCGCTTCACCGACATGTGCGGGGCGCGCGGGCTTCCCGCGACGCGGATCGGTGTGGTCGACGGTGACGCCGTGGAGCTCCAGGGCGAGTTCACGCTGACGCTGGCCGAGATCCGCGAGGCGCACGAGGGGACCCTGCCGGGGCTCTTCGCCTGA
- a CDS encoding helix-turn-helix domain-containing protein: MDLEERVAELERRMAELESAGPAAPAVGEGDFWALDALKARHPVSDDADGAVMFTGSVRVPTGHRYEWQYGLLTETVFEGDWAETAESFAALGHPVRLRLLREILGGLRTAADLAALDDVGTTGQIYHHLRQLTGAGWLHTTERGRYEVPAGRVVPLLVVLTAARPVT, from the coding sequence ATGGATCTGGAAGAGCGCGTCGCCGAGCTCGAACGGCGCATGGCGGAGCTGGAGAGCGCGGGCCCGGCCGCGCCCGCCGTGGGAGAGGGTGACTTCTGGGCCCTCGACGCGCTGAAGGCACGGCACCCGGTGTCCGACGACGCGGACGGCGCCGTCATGTTCACCGGCTCGGTGCGCGTGCCGACGGGGCATCGCTACGAGTGGCAGTACGGGCTGCTCACCGAGACGGTGTTCGAGGGCGACTGGGCGGAGACGGCGGAGTCGTTCGCCGCGCTCGGCCATCCCGTGCGGCTGCGGCTGCTGCGGGAGATCCTCGGCGGTCTGCGCACCGCCGCCGATCTCGCCGCGCTCGACGACGTCGGCACGACGGGCCAGATCTACCACCACCTGCGCCAACTGACCGGCGCGGGCTGGCTGCACACCACGGAGCGCGGCCGGTACGAGGTTCCTGCCGGACGGGTGGTGCCGCTGCTCGTGGTGCTCACGGCCGCGCGCCCCGTGACCTGA
- a CDS encoding M23 family metallopeptidase yields MSVDRRKAVALVQHGLWVVFFVQVTVGFFVDLPYNYWLSWLPALGAIAISLVASRSARHAIAAQPPAPVEVAAPVAGRWSAINSPADKVPSHGTHHLGQTYAIDIAAEPEEGPKRPAPVWFWPVAHRNQAYPAFGAPLHAVADATVVHAEDGQRDHLSRSSLAGVLYFWLIEGVGRTIGGTRRVVGNHIVLDLGEGTYAMYAHVQRGSLAVRTGDKVADGQILARCGNSGNSTEPHVHFQLMDGPDLDTARGVAFRWRGIGVPANGETFTVREEATPVP; encoded by the coding sequence ATGTCCGTAGACCGACGCAAGGCTGTCGCGCTCGTCCAGCATGGGCTGTGGGTGGTCTTCTTCGTCCAGGTCACCGTCGGGTTCTTCGTGGACCTGCCCTACAACTACTGGCTGAGCTGGCTGCCCGCGCTCGGCGCGATCGCCATCAGCCTGGTGGCCTCCCGCTCCGCCCGGCACGCGATAGCGGCGCAGCCCCCGGCCCCGGTCGAGGTCGCGGCGCCGGTCGCCGGCCGCTGGTCCGCCATCAACAGCCCCGCCGACAAGGTGCCGAGCCACGGCACGCACCACCTCGGGCAGACCTACGCCATCGACATCGCGGCCGAGCCGGAGGAAGGGCCGAAGCGCCCGGCCCCGGTGTGGTTCTGGCCCGTCGCCCACCGCAACCAGGCCTACCCCGCCTTCGGGGCGCCGCTGCACGCGGTGGCCGACGCCACCGTCGTGCACGCCGAGGACGGCCAGCGCGACCACCTCAGCCGCAGCTCCCTGGCCGGGGTCCTGTACTTCTGGCTGATCGAGGGCGTCGGCCGGACCATCGGCGGAACCCGCCGCGTCGTCGGCAACCACATCGTCCTCGACCTCGGTGAGGGGACGTACGCCATGTACGCGCACGTCCAGCGCGGCTCGCTCGCCGTCCGCACGGGGGACAAGGTGGCGGACGGGCAGATCCTCGCCCGCTGCGGCAACTCCGGCAACTCCACCGAACCCCACGTGCACTTCCAGCTCATGGACGGCCCCGACCTGGACACCGCGCGCGGTGTGGCGTTCCGCTGGCGGGGCATCGGGGTGCCCGCCAACGGTGAGACGTTCACGGTGCGGGAAGAGGCCACCCCGGTACCGTGA
- a CDS encoding TetR/AcrR family transcriptional regulator, which yields MTEELGLRARKKKQTASRIWRVAVDLCSERGFDHVSVAEIAEAAEVSKMTVFNYFGTKEGAIVSPMEEHVGDPARAVRERRPGESAVAAMRGQFLAQIAGRDPSIGLSGDPRALKVRQLISETPTLAHRMVIFHMRSVQLLADALAEETGDMLLARVAASQLIGARNALIVDNHQRTLLGDPLDEIAKDCAEATERVFGQVEKGLQGYPGKN from the coding sequence ATGACTGAGGAGCTGGGGCTGCGCGCGCGCAAGAAGAAGCAGACCGCGTCGCGGATCTGGCGGGTCGCGGTGGACCTCTGCTCCGAGCGGGGCTTCGATCATGTCTCCGTGGCGGAGATCGCCGAGGCGGCCGAGGTGTCGAAGATGACCGTCTTCAACTACTTCGGCACCAAGGAAGGCGCGATCGTCAGCCCCATGGAGGAGCACGTCGGCGACCCGGCCCGCGCGGTGCGCGAGCGGCGGCCCGGCGAGTCCGCGGTCGCCGCGATGCGCGGGCAGTTCCTGGCGCAGATCGCCGGGCGCGATCCGTCGATCGGCCTCAGCGGCGACCCGCGTGCCCTCAAGGTGCGCCAGCTCATCAGCGAGACCCCGACCCTCGCGCACCGCATGGTGATCTTCCACATGCGCAGCGTCCAGCTCCTCGCGGACGCCCTCGCCGAGGAGACGGGCGACATGCTCCTCGCGCGGGTCGCCGCCTCCCAGCTGATCGGCGCCCGGAACGCGCTCATCGTCGACAACCACCAGCGCACCCTCCTCGGCGACCCGCTCGACGAGATCGCCAAGGACTGCGCGGAGGCCACCGAGCGGGTCTTCGGCCAGGTGGAAAAGGGTCTCCAGGGGTACCCCGGGAAGAATTAG
- a CDS encoding sterol carrier family protein, whose protein sequence is MPPAKKRTRAYDPAKIRTAVLAQFGNVREAVAALEPAQLDLPTRLGGWTVRELAAHLMTALGGATRFLAMPEPPAREVALLEWPFATASAAAQVDEAARASAAQEDLDALYTQTLAGFEAALPDITQGRLMPTRFGAMTLDDFLVTRTVELIVHTDDLNDAVPDLGIPYDRQALAACTRLLADALAVKAPGGAVEVRIPPFAVVQCVQGPRHTRGTPPNVVETDPLTWIRLATGRTDWKTALDAARVSASGERADLAELLPVMS, encoded by the coding sequence ATGCCTCCGGCCAAGAAGCGCACGCGTGCGTACGACCCCGCCAAGATCCGCACCGCCGTGCTCGCCCAGTTCGGGAACGTACGGGAAGCGGTCGCCGCCCTGGAGCCCGCGCAGCTCGACCTGCCGACCCGGCTCGGCGGCTGGACCGTCCGCGAGCTGGCCGCACACCTCATGACGGCGCTCGGCGGCGCCACCCGGTTCCTGGCCATGCCGGAGCCCCCGGCACGCGAAGTGGCCCTGCTGGAATGGCCGTTCGCCACCGCGTCGGCCGCGGCGCAGGTCGACGAGGCGGCGCGGGCGTCCGCCGCGCAGGAGGACCTGGACGCGCTGTACACACAGACGCTCGCCGGCTTCGAGGCAGCGCTGCCCGACATCACGCAGGGGCGGCTGATGCCGACCCGGTTCGGCGCGATGACCCTCGACGACTTCCTGGTCACCCGCACCGTCGAACTCATCGTCCACACCGACGACCTGAACGACGCGGTGCCTGATCTGGGCATCCCGTACGACCGTCAGGCCCTGGCCGCCTGCACCCGGCTGCTCGCCGACGCCCTCGCGGTGAAGGCGCCCGGCGGCGCCGTCGAGGTCAGGATCCCGCCGTTCGCCGTGGTCCAGTGCGTGCAGGGCCCCCGGCACACCCGAGGCACCCCGCCGAACGTCGTCGAGACCGACCCGCTGACCTGGATCCGCCTCGCGACCGGGCGCACGGACTGGAAGACGGCGCTCGACGCGGCGAGGGTCAGTGCGAGCGGGGAGCGGGCCGACCTGGCGGAGCTGCTGCCGGTGATGAGCTAG